The Verrucomicrobiota bacterium nucleotide sequence CACGCGCGACGGGTTGCAGAGCGGTGCATTACAATAAGCTTTGGTGAATGAAACCCCGCGACCCGCCAGACGATCAATATTCGGGGTCTTCGCCTGTGGATGACCTCCCAAGTGCCCTACCCAATCGTTCAAATCATCAACGGCGATGAAGAGGATATTAGGTCTGTCCTGTCCTTCGACAGATAGAATGGTCAACACTCCAACAAACCCTGCAAAGATCAAAGGGAAAATAAACTGGCGAACGTTCGTCATAAACTAGTCAGTTTCGGGGAATCAAAATGATAAAACACAGAGAATCGTAAAAACATGAATGCATTGTGTTCAGTTGAAATACAGGAGTCGAGAAATCAAAAACCCAGCCTTCAGTTAAGCCCAGGATAATTCATTCTGTGAGACTAAATCCATCGAAAGTAATGCTGGACCGACTTTAGTCGGGAATCTTGGATCGATCTTTTATTAAGATTGGTTAAATAACCTTTCATCGCAATACTAGTAGCTATGAAACCAGATTTCAAACCTGTAACCATGACGCGACGAAAAGCTTTGCAAAGGGTTGCGGGCTTGGGACTGCTGGGATTGGGAATGAGCCAGGGTTGTGCCAAAAGTGCGGCCTCCCAGAATATTCCGGTCATCGAATGGAATGCACATATATTCAGTCCCGATACGTCAAAATATCCTATTCACCCCAAGGCCACTTACACCCCGGATGTATCTGTGCATCCGTCCGATCCACTGTCCGCTTACCTCAAACGGCTGGACGAGGAAGGAATAGACCGGGCGGTCATCGTACATCCCGAACCCTACGGTGATGACCATCGTTTGATCATCGATTGCCTCAATCGCGAACCCGACAGGCTGAGGGGAACGAGTTTATTTTATCCGAGAGATCCTGAAGCGCCGGCCAAATTTGAAACCCTGGTCAAGCAAGTGCCCCATATCATTTCGACCCGGTTTCATGCCCTTCGTGGAAACGGGGCTTATCTTGACAGTTTTAACGATCCAGGAGCCAGGGCCCTTTGGAAGAAAGCCGTGGATCTTGGTCTGGTGGTCGAATTACATATCGGCCCCGATTATGCCGCCCAGGCCGGAAAGCTCATCGAAGAGTTTAAAGGATGTAAGGTGCTGATCGATCACCTGGCCGAACCCCATCTGGGCACAGCAGTCCAGTTCGCCGAAGTACTCGAGTTGGCCAAATACCCAAATGTCTATATGAAATTATCGGGGCTTAATCATTTTGCGAAAGATGAACCCTATTACGAAAGTGCGTTAGCTTTTACCGCACGGGTCATTCGTGAGTTTGGCGCCGATCGCATGGTCTGGGGCAGCGGCTCTCCTAAAATCGTGGATGTCCACATGGCTTCCTACTC carries:
- a CDS encoding amidohydrolase family protein, with protein sequence MKPDFKPVTMTRRKALQRVAGLGLLGLGMSQGCAKSAASQNIPVIEWNAHIFSPDTSKYPIHPKATYTPDVSVHPSDPLSAYLKRLDEEGIDRAVIVHPEPYGDDHRLIIDCLNREPDRLRGTSLFYPRDPEAPAKFETLVKQVPHIISTRFHALRGNGAYLDSFNDPGARALWKKAVDLGLVVELHIGPDYAAQAGKLIEEFKGCKVLIDHLAEPHLGTAVQFAEVLELAKYPNVYMKLSGLNHFAKDEPYYESALAFTARVIREFGADRMVWGSGSPKIVDVHMASYSVTDRAKVKGGNIQKLLNWA
- a CDS encoding sulfatase-like hydrolase/transferase, which produces MTNVRQFIFPLIFAGFVGVLTILSVEGQDRPNILFIAVDDLNDWVGHLGGHPQAKTPNIDRLAGRGVSFTKAYCNAPLCNPSRV